One Phaseolus vulgaris cultivar G19833 chromosome 4, P. vulgaris v2.0, whole genome shotgun sequence DNA window includes the following coding sequences:
- the LOC137838024 gene encoding aspartyl protease APCB1, which yields MDDDQFPQIKGVVIISLPPPDNPSLGKTITAFTFSDPSSPQPSLLLQQSHQHQTNINEYNNTDPPLHSYPSNAQLGFSRRRLFHRTPVRFFSFFGVFLFALFLYGSVSSTTTLELSGPKNDGDDDGKPGSYLFPLYPKFGVLGQKNMKLQLGKLVHKEKLLTQRKYRVGSEVVAVDSSSVFPVSGNVFPDGLYFTILRVGNPPRSYFLDVDTGSDLTWMQCDAPCISCGKGAHAQYKPTRSNVVPSMDSLCLDVQKNQKDGHHESLQQCDYQIEYADQSSSLGVLIRDELHLVTTNGSKTKLNFVFGCGYDQEGLLLNTLAKTDGILGLSRAKVSLPYQLASKGLIKNVVGHCLSNDEVGGGYMFLGDDFLPYWGMTWVPMAYTLTTDLYQTEILGINYGNRQLSFDGQSKVGKVVFDSGSSYTYFPKEAYLDLVASLNEVSGLRLIQDDSDTTLPICWEANFPIKSVKDVKDYFKTITLRFGSKWWILSTMFQIAPEGYLIISNKGHVCLGILDGSNVNDGSSIILGDISFRGYLVVYDNSKQKIGWKRAECGMSSRRLRKKNSFVPDSML from the exons ATGGATGATGATCAATTTCCTCAGATCAAAGGTGTTGTTATAATCTCCCTCCCACCACCAGATAACCCTTCTTTGGGCAAAACCATCACTGCTTTTACTTTCTCTGACCCTTCTTCTCCTCAACCCTCACTACTTCTTCAACAATCCCACCAACACCAAACAAACATCAATGAATACAACAACACTGATCCTCCCCTTCACTCCTACCCATCTAATGCTCAGCTTGGTTTTTCACGCAGAAGACTCTTCCACAGAACCCCAGTGAGgtttttctccttctttgggGTTTTTCTATTTGCTCTCTTTCTCTATGGTTCTGTTTCTTCAACCACCACTCTGGAACTGAGTGGCCCCaagaatgatggtgatgatgatggCAAACCCGGATCATATTTGTTCCCTTTGTATCCTAAATTTGGTGTTTTGGGGCAGAAGAATATGAAGCTCCAACTGGGGAAGCTTGTTCATAAAGAAAAGCTTTTGACACAGAGAAAATACAGGGTTGGTTCTGAGGTTGTGGCCGTTGACTCTTCTTCGGTTTTTCCTGTCAGTGGCAATGTTTTTCCAGACGG GTTGTATTTCACTATTTTACGTGTTGGAAATCCTCCAAGAAGTTATTTTCTTGATGTGGATACAGGGAGTGACTTAACTTGGATGCAGTGTGATGCTCCTTGCATAAGTTGTGGAAAg GGAGCTCATGCCCAATACAAGCCAACAAGATCCAATGTAGTACCATCCATGGACTCTCTCTGCTTGGATGTTCAGAAAAATCAGAAAGATGGGCATCACGAAAGCTTGCAACAGTGTGACTATCAAATTGAATATGCGGATCAGAGTTCTTCCTTGGGGGTTCTCATTAGAGATGAGCTTCATCTTGTAACTACTAATGGATCCAAAACCAagctaaattttgtttttgg GTGTGGATATGATCAAGAAGGCTTACTTTTGAACACATTGGCAAAGACAGATGGAATCCTGGGACTGAGCAGGGCAAAAGTGAGCCTACCTTACCAGTTAGCAAGTAAAGGGCTTATTAAGAATGTGGTTGGTCATTGCTTGAGCAATGATGAAGTTGGTGGTGGTTACATGTTCTTGGGTGATGATTTCTTGCCATATTGGGGCATGACTTGGGTTCCCATGGCCTATACCCTTACTAC GGATTTATACCAAACTGAGATTCTTGGAATAAATTATGGAAATCGGCAACTCAGTTTTGATGGCCAAAGCAAAGTAGGAAAGGTGGTTTTTGATAGCGGCAGTTCTTATACATATTTCCCAAAAGAAGCATACTTGGATCTTGTTGCTTCT CTTAATGAAGTTTCTGGGTTGAGACTCATTCAAGATGATTCAGATACTACTTTACCCATTTGCTGGGAAGCAAATTTCCCAATCAA ATCTGTCAAAGATGTCAAGGATTACTTCAAGACCATAACTCTTCGGTTTGGAAGCAAGTGGTGGATTTTGTCCACAATGTTTCAGATAGCACCAGAGGGTTACTTGATCATTAGT AACAAAGGCCATGTTTGCTTGGGTATCCTTGACGGTAGCAATGTAAACGATGGATCCTCCATTATTCTTGGAG ACATTTCATTCAGAGGATACTTAGTTGTGTATGATAACTCAAAGCAAAAAATTGGTTGGAAGCGAGCAGAGTGTGGCATGTCAAGCAGAAGATT